Genomic DNA from Salvia miltiorrhiza cultivar Shanhuang (shh) chromosome 1, IMPLAD_Smil_shh, whole genome shotgun sequence:
TCTTGGTCGAAGCAGTAGTGATAGGTGTATGTAGAaaggattttttatttaatgagTTAAACACACATATTTATGTTGCATAGCAGTATGAAATTTGATTTGTCATTGTCGCTATATTGAATTGGTATTTTTGTGTTCCAAACTCGGTGGTCCCccacaaattttatatttttcaagaggTTATGTAGATTTAGTAGCTTTTTTATTGGTGAACCTtatatttttgtcttttttaaGAGTGAGATATTTCATGGTTCAGAACAGAAAATTATTGTTGTTTTAATGTTTGTCTTCATGGATTTGCGGCTGCCGGTTTAGTATGGATAGTAGGTGTGTGGTGTGGGCTGCCTATATTATTATTGTATTCGGGATGAACCACAATAACTATATCATGAATCATGTAATTATAGTATGAATCGTAGTCAGGTATGAAATGAATCAGTTTTAATGATTGCATTAATAGGTACAATTTTTTATGATGGATTCAAACAAGTTGTTGTATGATCCAGTAAGAACTAATGTATGAATCATGTAAACAGAATGAACTGTGTTTATATTGTTTAAATGAATCAACGATGGCATTATTATGTGCTATACAATTTTTGTAGAATGAACTGCTTATATTCTTTAAATGAATCAATGAGTTAAGTAagtatataaatatgtaacGTTATGTAATGTCATGTGAAGCGCAGCTTACATTGCACAGAAGAAGGGGAAAGGTATAATAATCAGGGAGAGAAACGATGATGCTGAAGAAACTAGAAGGAAAGAAGGTTTGAATCAAATTATATTGTATTAGTTTTTTAAAAGCGTGGGACGATCAATAATTGTCTGTATTGATGCAGCACGAACAAAGCATAGGAATGATGAATTCATGAAGGATATGAAACGTGCTATGATGGAGAGTATGTTAGAAGGTATgtgataactttttttttttttgcaaagttCATAGTATAATAGCATTGCTGGAAGTTTTAATTTGAGTTCCTTATGAATTAGGGGTCTTGAATAAGAGGAAGAAAATGGATGTTGTGGACAATGCTGAGCAGGAGACGTTGGAAGATTCGTCAGACGGGAGTGGGTCTTCAGTGGAAGTCGTCAAAAAGACAAGGCACGAGAAATGCAAGGAGGGGATGGTGAACTACAAAGAATGGGTTGTGAGACCGTATGAGGATTATCCGACAATGTTCACGCTTTAAGATCCATGATATTTGGTTATTGATGTATTTGTGATTGAGCTTGTTGTCGAATTCATATCCAAAAACTAATGATGGAATGAATACATAATTTTGTTAGTATTATGCTGAATGTATATTTAATTAGTAATGGAAATTTAACATGTGTGGAATAATGGAATAAGTTTCTTTGTAGTCATGGCTAGCATATTGGAATAACGGAATGAATCAACAGGATAAATGAATGAATTAACAAATGAATGAATTAACATAATATCAAAATGAATTTTCGTAGTAACTGTACGAACCATCAGTATTTTTTATGCATCTAAGTAATAAGTTTTTTACGAATCATAAGTCAAAAACTGAATTTAGATGcataacataattaattaaaattgaaaaacgtTGAATAACGTGAGGTCCAATGGAAAATTAGTTTTAAAAATAAGTGGAAGAAGCAATAAGTCAAAAactgtaaagataaaaatatgattaaaaaatcaaagaaactGAGTTTAATTTCAGCACATACTGCAGATAAGGAATAAACTGAGTTTAATTTCATAGGCAAAACCATAATGAATTATACAAACGAATGTATGAACCGTGACAATTCGATAGTACGTATGAACTGATTCATGCACTCATGCACTGAATCCGCACGTCATAAAGTATGAACTAAATAATCTGATAATTCCAGTGCTCTGTGAAATGATAAAGCATGTTCTTCACGTAAAACTAACTCATGCGTTGAATCTACTaaatgtgtgtatgatttaatAACATCCAGTCGTACATAATCGAAACAAAATAAGCCATCGAATTGCATTCCAAGATAATAAcaattatacaaaatatattgatattaacatattaattatatagcaCGAACAAGGCGACTCCATCTGGTTTTTCAATCCACGAAAAAATTGAAGGAACTTGAgattttgtgagttttcagtctgtaaaaaatgaatgaagattttctgaatttttatgAAGATATTGATGTGCTCCAGATGCTAATTGACGTATTGAGATAAATCGTGCAAATGGATTAGGTTAATTGGTAGGGGAAAAAAGATTTGGTTTGATATGGTAAGATTAAGATAACAATTATCAAAACCGGCTGTACCAACTTAATGAATATATAAATTGCATCAATGTCCTCATTCATAAAAAACGTGTATAATAAGGCTAAAAATTAAGATGAAATCTAGCCATCAGATTTATAATAATCAAGGGTTGATATGTGTTCCtattttctacaaaaaaatctgtttttattatagcccaactctatatatataggggagggctattcagAAAACTCCTCTTAGACTATAAATTAGGAACTAATCCTGACCATATAATTCAATGATTGAACAGCTATGATTAAAACTTAATGTTTAGTTATATTCGTAAGACACAGCCTGATAATTCATGCACAATAATTGAAAAGGGGTATAATAGGTATTTGACTTTTAATCCTCTCTTACTTATTTACGCTGTTCTGAAACTGCCGCTATTAAATATGGAAATGAAGATTTGACCAGTTCACTTGAGTATCTCAACAATCTTTTGCGTATgaaattcaatttgattttatcTCTCTGGAATTCAGACGGGTAATTACAGCGTGCATGAATTGACTCTGTCGGGCACATGAATATGATGCAATCGTGTGTGAATCATTCGGTGTCTGCGCATGAATTTAATTATAGAAAAAGCTCCATGTATAATCTTTATAACTCGACATGTATACGATGCAATCGTGTGTGAATCATTCGGTGTTTGcgcattaattttattatagtatTAAAATGAATACATGAATCATTCGATGTCTGCGCATGAATCAAATTTGTAACTGAAATTGTATCCCACGATTCCCTCAAATTAAGGATAGGATAATTACTGAAAAAATGAAATTACCTTTCTAACCTAATGTGAAATCAGCGTATAATTCATCAACTAAATATGGCCAATATCTAACCATCCAATCTTGAAGATCTAATGGTTTATattggttcttaatttatattctaaaacTAGTTCCTATTTtagcctaaccctatatatatatattattttgaaaATGATCTCATAAAACATCTTTAGgttaaacataattttttaagtgaattttatattaatagtataaattatatatatatatatatatatatatatatattaaaatagattTCAAATAcgatttagatttattaaattttcagtatatttttatatggatttttatatttatttatattaacatatttgcgctattattatttcttaatttaatttaatagtattagatttacatttacttatctattaagcaaaaaaaaaattgaataattggAGAATCATAATTGAttctctttaaaatataaaataaaagtaaattgaagagtttaattttgtcGTAACATGTCTATTCAAATTTACTTAAATCATATACtccacattttatttttaaaaatgaatgacacgtttaaccctttattttttctgttaaaaaatatttatatgtacaatacataaataaaaattttgatgcatataaaaataattattgtcatatttattaaaattacataGCATGTATGCACTTACAACAAATATTTGTAGAATTCAGTATCTACTCACCaaatacacaattttttttttttaactcatGTCCACTCCTATCAGGGGTATATACTAGGATCCCCACTATTCACGCTCGGAGCCAACATTCAAACTATTtgttgaagaaaatatattcaCAAAATATAAGCTAGctaaataaaatcaataatattTCAATTTGGGTCGTATAAGAGTTGAATTAGCTCCATCGCACAACAAGCCCATTGGTATAGTCTAGGCTTTGATCATTAACGAAGCTATGGATATCTAACACAAATTTCCTCAACTGATCACAAAAGGAAAATAGTAAACCAACAATAAGAGAAACTTAAAGCAAAGAAATGGAAGAAGCACAGCTAGATGTTGCTGCATCCTAGTCCATTCCCACGCCAAGAAGCCACTGCGCGAGATGAGTTAAGTATGGTTCTGCGCGAGAACTGCTGCTCAATATCGGTCCTAGACTCTGAAGCTCAGCTGAAAATTTGCGCTCAAACTTCCTGAAAGAGGGACGTCAAAAGGAAACATCAAGGACACCGTCACATGCTCCTAATAACAATGGAAAAGGTGGTGCTCCGAGTGGGAAATTGTTTAGACGTACAAGATAGATTCAATAACAGTTGCGTTTTCAGATGTTACTTTCTGCGTCTGAGAACGGGTTCTTAGTTTCAGCTTCTTGTATTTATCCAGCTCGGGACTGTCAGACTTGGGAGCATCAATGGAATAGGTAACCAGCCATTGCGCTGCTGCTGCATACTGAAGGCATATCAATTTCATTGTCTCCAGCTTCTGCAGTGGACATAAATCATCATTTGAGCAAAGTGATATGCAACTCAAGGCACAGATTAACACATAGCACATTAGGATAAATCACCGAAGATATACGTAGCATCAATATAAACGTACAGATGGAATCTCAAGTGGCCCAATTCATGCATGTCGTTTGCATGTTTGCATATTAACCAAGTTTTAACTACCTAAAACACACTATATacgcttaattttttttaaaaagaatgaTATGTTCAATAAAAAAAACCTAGAGGCAGCATTTATGAGAGCACAGAGCTGTACATCAGAATAAATAGAGTGTAATACACAGCAAACCTTGAGAAGAACAGGCGAGAGAAGCAAGCATTCTCCCAAACACTTGTCAAGGAAAAAATCATGGTGTTGTAAAACCTGCATCACGGAATTGGTGCAAATTAAATATGAAGGTACAGCAGTAAAAACATTACAGAATTTCAAACAAAAAAAGTGAAGAACAGTGTATCGTCCAACCTCATCAATACTCTTTGCAGTCTGAAGTCTATTGTGCATGACATGCCAATTTGGTTCAAGAACCTGAAAGCGATTCTAATATCATGAATAGGAAACTAGTAATAGTGCAATACTCTTGCCAATCAACATGTTTAGGGATAAAAGGTTAAAGACCAGGAATGTAATTACTAATAATTTTGCAATAGCTCCAAAAGCAAACTAACATCAAATTGATGCCACCCCATCCAGTCAATAGACACACGTAAGGGAAATTGAAATTGGAAGACCTGCCTCAAATGTCAGATAATGCAGAAGGCTGTTGATGAACTTAAGCATATTTCGGCACAACAAAGATGACACTGAAATTGCTGTTCCTTGCATATCAAGTCGTCGCAGACCCTATAATATACATCTCAGGTAAGCATCACAAAGGTGGGAATAGAACAAGAGACAGACAGAAGAGTTACAGGCATAGTACTTGATGTAATTGCCATGCAGCACAAAGTTGCCGATTCACATACTTGCAATGAAACAGACACCGAAATATTAACTGATATTTTGTCAAAGCCTTCCTTGAGATCACAAGCGATAATGGCCATCGAACCTGAAAGTGAAAGGATCATTTCAGTAACAAGATCGCAGGACTGAATCACAGTGGCATTATTTAATCATGTAGACTTATTAATTTGTCCAAAAACTTCATGTTTCCCACCAGCAGTCTTGTTCAAAAATCATCTAGACTATTTGTATATACACTCAAGTGATTAACTGATCATATCAGAATGATAACCACCTGGCAGGAGGGAATGTGGATAGGAAGAAGCAGTAGATTAAGCTGTATGTCTTAAAATAAGTGCACTAGAGAAGCTAAGGACAgccaaataaacaaaaaatcagATCCTTCTGGAAAACTTGAAACTACCATAAAGAGCTGTGGAGTACTATACTAGGGCATGAGAGACAAAATTAGAAGTTGAATTGGACTCTAATGCTataagtaaaattaaaatcgtCTTTTAAACTATCACTTAGAATTAAAACGCTAATAGAAGGTGATTATGAATATGATGACCGATGCAAATATAACCAAGATTCTTGACCCAAGCAACCTATCCAGTAGAAACAAGATAGCTTGTAACCATCAAGGAGCCTTATATACATAAATTACCTGCATAAAACATGATAACATGATTCTTGCATATAAGCAAACAACCACGACCCAAGGCTAaccacaaaaaataaagaaaaaggaacaACTGTTGTAAACCTTGAAACTCAAAGAAAATGTTTCCAAGCCTGTAATGCTTAAAGGCTCTTCGAGATCACCATTGCTGGAAATAATCTGGCTGATCTGAAGATCTTTGAGTTCACTCAACCTTTTCAATAGAGTTGTTTTTTCCTGGAAACGACATATTGAGCAGAGTCACAGTAAAGTTTCATTATAATATTAGTAAATACAAAATATTAGGCACTAACCACACAACACGTTAAGTCCTCATGATATGGATCTGCCACAGCTGCCGTGGATCGCAATGCAAGGTCCAAGAGGGACTATATAAAAGAATTACAAATGGATATAACTAGTACCAGGTGCAACAATTATTTTATGTGATATTTCAAGGAAAACATAATTTCTCCTTGCATATAATACATCTACACACCTGCAACTTTTCAACTGAAATTTCATCCGGCTTTTTCATGAGCTCCTCCCGAGCTATGTCCGAAAAGTGGACCAAAAAATCACCCTGGAATCTTAATTTATAAGAAAGGGAACTAAGACATGATAGTCTCTCCAGCAGTGACAGTAAGCCTCTAATATTAAACAGAAGCATGAAGAAAATAAGTAACTAATATTGAATGGACACAAATCATATAAACTAGGCATACCTGATCGAGAAGCAGATAGTGCTTGATTGACCTCAATTTCCCCATTAAGTCATACTGCCAGTGGTAGAGTAGAGATTAAGTTGAGAGGAAGTTACCGTGGAAACGAAAGAAGTGAAGTAGAAAATTGAATGCCTATTTCCTGAACCAGACCTTTTCTTTTATGAGGTTCAATAATTCACCACTAGCAAAATCATAGGCAGCTTTAATGCACTCAAGGTAACGATGATTAGACCCAACCATAGTCAACTTTGTGTTTTCTGCTACAGGAACCTGCTCAAAACAACAAATCAAAGGTGTTGACCATTAAAGTCGAAGGAATAATAGAATCACAGAAATGTCAAGAAACAAACCTGAACACAATGCCCACATTCTCTCATGACATTTA
This window encodes:
- the LOC131007242 gene encoding gamma-tubulin complex component 2-like isoform X1; translated protein: MDEYHKHMLIEPSKQPLRAPIEASKQPSVLEGCRSSGVDKPIGCFHAAIQLCLMQELIVIDDLLSALVGIDGRYISIRRVHGKDDTVSFQVDASMDLALQESAKRIFPLCESYLLINQFVESRSQFKSGLVNHAFAAALRTLLLDYQAMVAQLEHQFRLGKLSVQGLWFYCQPMLGSMQALSIVIKKASASNFIGSAVLNLLQSQAKAMAGDHVVRSLLEKMSQSASQAYLGILERWVYEGVIDDPYGEFFIAENKSLQKESLIQDYDTKYWQQRYSLKDDIPSFLANAAETILTTGKYLNVMRECGHCVQVPVAENTKLTMVGSNHRYLECIKAAYDFASGELLNLIKEKYDLMGKLRSIKHYLLLDQGDFLVHFSDIAREELMKKPDEISVEKLQSLLDLALRSTAAVADPYHEDLTCCVEKTTLLKRLSELKDLQISQIISSNGDLEEPLSITGLETFSLSFKVRWPLSLVISRKALTKYQLIFRCLFHCKYVNRQLCAAWQLHQGLRRLDMQGTAISVSSLLCRNMLKFINSLLHYLTFEVLEPNWHVMHNRLQTAKSIDEVLQHHDFFLDKCLGECLLLSPVLLKKLETMKLICLQYAAAAQWLVTYSIDAPKSDSPELDKYKKLKLRTRSQTQKVTSENATVIESILKFERKFSAELQSLGPILSSSSRAEPYLTHLAQWLLGVGMD
- the LOC131007242 gene encoding gamma-tubulin complex component 2-like isoform X3, producing the protein MQELIVIDDLLSALVGIDGRYISIRRVHGKDDTVSFQVDASMDLALQESAKRIFPLCESYLLINQFVESRSQFKSGLVNHAFAAALRTLLLDYQAMVAQLEHQFRLGKLSVQGLWFYCQPMLGSMQALSIVIKKASASNFIGSAVLNLLQSQAKAMAGDHVVRSLLEKMSQSASQAYLGILERWVYEGVIDDPYGEFFIAENKSLQKESLIQDYDTKYWQQRYSLKDDIPSFLANAAETILTTGKYLNVMRECGHCVQVPVAENTKLTMVGSNHRYLECIKAAYDFASGELLNLIKEKYDLMGKLRSIKHYLLLDQGDFLVHFSDIAREELMKKPDEISVEKLQSLLDLALRSTAAVADPYHEDLTCCVEKTTLLKRLSELKDLQISQIISSNGDLEEPLSITGLETFSLSFKVRWPLSLVISRKALTKYQLIFRCLFHCKYVNRQLCAAWQLHQGLRRLDMQGTAISVSSLLCRNMLKFINSLLHYLTFEVLEPNWHVMHNRLQTAKSIDEVLQHHDFFLDKCLGECLLLSPVLLKKLETMKLICLQYAAAAQWLVTYSIDAPKSDSPELDKYKKLKLRTRSQTQKVTSENATVIESILKFERKFSAELQSLGPILSSSSRAEPYLTHLAQWLLGVGMD
- the LOC131007242 gene encoding gamma-tubulin complex component 2-like isoform X4 encodes the protein MDLALQESAKRIFPLCESYLLINQFVESRSQFKSGLVNHAFAAALRTLLLDYQAMVAQLEHQFRLGKLSVQGLWFYCQPMLGSMQALSIVIKKASASNFIGSAVLNLLQSQAKAMAGDHVVRSLLEKMSQSASQAYLGILERWVYEGVIDDPYGEFFIAENKSLQKESLIQDYDTKYWQQRYSLKDDIPSFLANAAETILTTGKYLNVMRECGHCVQVPVAENTKLTMVGSNHRYLECIKAAYDFASGELLNLIKEKYDLMGKLRSIKHYLLLDQGDFLVHFSDIAREELMKKPDEISVEKLQSLLDLALRSTAAVADPYHEDLTCCVEKTTLLKRLSELKDLQISQIISSNGDLEEPLSITGLETFSLSFKVRWPLSLVISRKALTKYQLIFRCLFHCKYVNRQLCAAWQLHQGLRRLDMQGTAISVSSLLCRNMLKFINSLLHYLTFEVLEPNWHVMHNRLQTAKSIDEVLQHHDFFLDKCLGECLLLSPVLLKKLETMKLICLQYAAAAQWLVTYSIDAPKSDSPELDKYKKLKLRTRSQTQKVTSENATVIESILKFERKFSAELQSLGPILSSSSRAEPYLTHLAQWLLGVGMD
- the LOC131007242 gene encoding gamma-tubulin complex component 2-like isoform X2, whose amino-acid sequence is MDEYHKHMLIEPSKQPLRAPIEASKQPSVLEGCRSSGVDKPIGCFHAAIQELIVIDDLLSALVGIDGRYISIRRVHGKDDTVSFQVDASMDLALQESAKRIFPLCESYLLINQFVESRSQFKSGLVNHAFAAALRTLLLDYQAMVAQLEHQFRLGKLSVQGLWFYCQPMLGSMQALSIVIKKASASNFIGSAVLNLLQSQAKAMAGDHVVRSLLEKMSQSASQAYLGILERWVYEGVIDDPYGEFFIAENKSLQKESLIQDYDTKYWQQRYSLKDDIPSFLANAAETILTTGKYLNVMRECGHCVQVPVAENTKLTMVGSNHRYLECIKAAYDFASGELLNLIKEKYDLMGKLRSIKHYLLLDQGDFLVHFSDIAREELMKKPDEISVEKLQSLLDLALRSTAAVADPYHEDLTCCVEKTTLLKRLSELKDLQISQIISSNGDLEEPLSITGLETFSLSFKVRWPLSLVISRKALTKYQLIFRCLFHCKYVNRQLCAAWQLHQGLRRLDMQGTAISVSSLLCRNMLKFINSLLHYLTFEVLEPNWHVMHNRLQTAKSIDEVLQHHDFFLDKCLGECLLLSPVLLKKLETMKLICLQYAAAAQWLVTYSIDAPKSDSPELDKYKKLKLRTRSQTQKVTSENATVIESILKFERKFSAELQSLGPILSSSSRAEPYLTHLAQWLLGVGMD
- the LOC131007154 gene encoding uncharacterized protein LOC131007154; its protein translation is MVITKSKRTAYIAQKKGKGIIIRERNDDAEETRRKEARTKHRNDEFMKDMKRAMMESMLEGVLNKRKKMDVVDNAEQETLEDSSDGSGSSVEVVKKTRHEKCKEGMVNYKEWVVRPYEDYPTMFTL